DNA from Osmerus mordax isolate fOsmMor3 chromosome 2, fOsmMor3.pri, whole genome shotgun sequence:
acGCGATTCGAGTTGAGACTTTATCAACttcatgcaaatgaggagcgattttctcaagcaatggccaatcggagtgttttcttatTTCTCGtcacgtagcaaccatggtaaacatttctaccTTTCagcttcaagatggaggagaaactaatcgcttgtgtggctgcatatccagcCCTGTTTGATACGTCttggtacagatatgttaaCAAAGAAAATGAGGCATGGCgcagggttgccaatgttgtTAGTGCTCCTTGGTGGGgtttttgtacttttaaattcTGTCTCGTAACAACGTaactgtgctagctagctagtctagcccTGTCGGTACAGTACACGATTGGTTACCCTGAGTGCCTGGTAGCATACTGTAACATTTATTCTTTCACCCTGAATAAaattgttgtgtccttgggcaaggcacttcacactacttgccttggggaatgtccctggacttactgtaagtcactctggataagagcatctgctaaatgacaaaaaaaaaatatatatatagcgtattagatttcttgcatcatgtgtgtaaaagttgtttCATCTATATTTTGAGACTGCATTGCACACTATATTAGTGGCGTTCACGTCCGATCGCGTACAGTACTACATTTAATCTTTCACTCTGATTAAAATACAGCCAGAACTAGTGTGTACAGTAGATAACATCATGCTAAAGCTAGCCAGCATATCGGATTTTTATCGATAttgcgagtatgtaaacccaaATCTTCACCCATGACGTTACGagctacaacagtgactttagaaaACTACAGCTAtgcattaatctgtctgacacgcGCCCAAGcatggtgcactgtgggaaggcgagcgattcgcatcgctgcagtgtgaacgcacagTTCAGCAAAGAAAAGGATCAAGACTGCTGGACGACCAACTCCACCAATAATATTACAACCCCCATTCCCAAAAAGTTGGGACgctgtgtaaaatgtaaatatgaacaGAATGCAATGATTTGCAAATCTTATAAACTCATATGTCATTCACAATAGATAATTGAAAACATCAAATGTTTAACTTAGGAAATGTAccattttaaggaaaaaatacGGTAATTTGGAATTTGATGGTcgcaacacgtctcaaaaaaggGGGCAATAAAAGGCTGGGAAAAGTAAGTGCTATTAAAAATAAATAGCTGGAGGAATATTTACAACTAACTAGATTAATAGCAAACAGGTCAGTAACATGATTGGGTATAAAAAGAGTATCTTAGAGGCAGAGTCTCAGAAGTAAAGATGGTCAGAGGTTCACCAACCTGCGAAAACCTGCATCTACATATTGtggaaccatttcagaataatgttCCTCAACGTAAAATTGTGAAGACTTTGAATATCTCATgatctacagtacatacattacatttacatttagtcatttagcagacgctcttattcagagcgacttacagtaagtacagggacataccccccgaggcaagtagggtgaagtgccttgcccaaggacacaacgtaattttgcacggccgggaatcgaactggcaaccttctgattactagcccgcttccctaaccgctcagccacctgactcccccctgaCTCCCACATAATATAATAAGATAATTCTGAGAATATGGATAATGTGTAAGGGACAAGGGAGAAAATAAATACTGCATGCCTGTGATCTTCAGGCACATAAAAACAGGCATGATTCTGTAAATCATTGCATGGGCTCAGAAACACCTCTAGAACTCATCGTCTGTGAACACAGTTTGCCGTGCCATCCACTAATGCAGGGTAATGCTCTATCTGCAAAGAAGAAGACATATGTGAACATGATCCAGAAACACTGCCATATTATCTGGGCTAAAGCTAATTTAAAATGGACTGAGGTCAAGTGGGAAAACTTCTGTGGTCAGACTAATTAAAATTAGGAATTATTTTTGGAAACTATGGACCCTGCGTCCTCTGgactaaagaggagagggaccagCCGGCTTGTTGTCTGCGCTCAGTTCAGAAGCCTGCATCTGTAATGGTATGGGGGTGCATTAGTGCCTAAAGGCACCATCAATGCTGAAAAGTATATACAGGTTTTAGAGTAACATTTGCTTGCATCCAGGCAACATCTTTTTCAGGGAAGGCCTTGCATATTTCAGGAAGACAATGTTAAACCACATCCTGCAAATGTTACAACAGCATGGCTTCGTAGTAGAAGAGTCCGGGGGCTGAACTGGCCTCCCTGCAGTCCAGACCTTTCACCagttaaaaacatttggtggatCATGAAATGAAAAATATCATAAAGAAGACCAGGACCATTGAGCAGCAAGAATCCTGTATCAGacacaaaagggacaacattCCTCTCCCAGCAACAGGTCTCCTCAGATCCCAGACATATACTCCCAGACTGTTGataaaagaagaggggatgctACACAGTGGTAAACGTGGCCTTGTTCCAACTTATTTGAGAcgtgttgctgccatcaaattcaaaatCACTGTATTTTTGCCTTAAAATTGTATCAGTTTAAAGATTTGATATGTGTTCTGTTCTATAGTGAATAACATGGCTTTATGAGATTTCCAAATCATTGTATTCTGTTTTTAATTTGATTTTACACAATGTCCCAACTTTTTTTGAATTGGggatgtatatatttatataaatccTTTGTGTAATAGGCCTATGAAATATGATATGATATTTGTTCCTTATGAAAAATTAGGGAATAAACTTTGGGTGTGTTACCTTACCTTAGTtgtataatacatttacattaggtTGCTAGTttagggtttttcctgcatagagaaaattttggcgcgcgccaaagccgttttcccgaccgccaatgacaaatcccgagcgccaaaggcaaaagaAAGTCTgcgatgaaaataaataaaaaaacgctGTGTTCATCatgcgtgcaatgcatgtcagcgaatatgttctcaatagtatgtttcaagtagactacagccgaaccctcgttctgttgtgatcaatagtaatcaagttgataagcgtgtcttcttgtctgatcaatgcGCAActttgaggtgcgcgaatgggcAGAGCGGCCAgaaaactgtcgttccgctgcgagggccagcccgacatgcacgaatacacctgtacaaatgcaaatgaaatttccactcaaaatgctgacaaaagtttgatttaagatttccaacgcagccttcattggtattcttaacctggaatgataatatatagtgcagtgtttcctctatggctacatttctgctgccacagtatcagaaatcaggctgcaCAACATTTTAGgcagtctatcagcagtgattgttagagtgcttgtcggagaattgcacggacacgcgcttcacaccggagttgagattgcgtgttaagcctgttattgtataagtctatagttcttgcaaatttaaatcaagttaactggtgattttcgttgtttgtattcttcccctgctagctaaattgtctgttgattcgatagcgattgctgcccttgctcaggtttttattttaggtgcattattatgctgaagtagttttaattaataaaaagtgggtttattgttattgtttgctacagaatgcttagcctatcaagatcaaatgaagcaggcagtgtacatgcttcggagtggcctaccttaatcgataggctaggctactactgaccatttacaataagttgttacgtcaattattaattggcagcatttatgccatttagagcaTACTTTATGaatgtaaggtgtctttaagtatcCTAACTTTATTGCATtgatacattgattagaaaaaggaagaaaaaaagaatacatatatatattttttttttggagcactgaagacccattttgacccaggaaaaaccctgtagTTGGATTATTGCTATATTTacgtctccctgtgtctcaaaTGGCATACTTACTACTGGGTGTGACTGCCTTTGACAAGGCACAACTTATATTCTCTGTCATATATATTTGGGTTCcctgcctttggcaaggcagaACCTATATTCTCTATCATATATCATTTATTTCTTacttattattttcccaccctaacTTGTCCCAAAGTGTTTGGGACTACATTGATGTCGGTATCAAATGTGCGTCTTGTTCCCAAAAGTGTTTTTTGTATCGCCTGGAAggttccgttgcacagtttaggcagAATTTAAGtctttgtggcaaaaagttaagctaacggtagctaactagctacagtCACAACGTCACAAACCTGCGCTCGATTACCTACAGTAGAACAGCAGTTCAGTAGCTCGTTCTGGGAgatagatagctagctagctgaaacTGCAAAAGGACAGCTGCCAGGGTGATAACATCTTCTGTAGCTAGCTATGGATGtgtaatatttatttattatgtcATTCATAGGTTTGGAGGTGCAGTGGCCGCAAGCActcctcacaatttccccagaaattgtaccgtCTCTAGTATCAGTTTAGTAGGGTATGTATTGCAGCTGCCCTTACAAAGTAGTGACTGTTGAATGCAGTATGCATACAATTGGCATGCATCCTTTACAGTTCCTGGCACCAAATTTCAGTATTATAAAAAAAATGATTTCCGGTTTGTGGGTATTTTCTTCTATTTTTGTTGATTTATTAATGTCCAGCTCCTGGACTTGCCATCTCTGTAATTATGGCaggaatatttgtgtgtgtgtacaaattataatgggtttagtttcccacgatcagctcaagaaccgggcactctgccAAGTTCAAATTCTCCATGTGTCCTCTTTATAACCCAACAAAGTGCAGTGATTGATAGTTTGTTTGGATAAACATTTCAACATCAAATAATGAAACAATAATTTATGtcaacaattatgacaactggctcaaccattgtgcatgtaatgacttttTTGTCATGaaactaaatgtttagatgtttgtggtggtaagacaatttaacagagaaccaatgtAGTAAAtcttgatcaacataacataagcaatttataacgtaggaaaccgcaggctacataatcattttcatgaatgtaggctaccacagcattggtaatttgactagaatagatgtggaggttgaacaagtacttcagagatgacaaagaatttcaattgtgatctgagaaccaaaaccactgagaagaactcaTCAACAgctgcatcactggcactgcaccaTCTATCTATAATTTCATAAATCTGTGTGTCACCGAAATCATTGCGGGCCCTGTgctctatctataattccaggagtctgtgtgtcttcttaatcactgactgcatcacggACACTGTGCACTAGTTACATCCAATTTATGAGTCTGCCCAATCTAATAAATTTTTTATCAAATGTTTATAGGACTGGTGGGATTATCCCCACTGTTGCACAGCAGCTTCACAGAGAAAACATTGTCCGTGTCGTCCAGGAGGCAATGAAGAGCAGTGGCATTACCCCAAGTAACCTTTCCGCCGTTGCCACCACAGTGAAACCAGGCTTGGCCTTAAGCTTGGGGATAGGGCTAGACTTCAGTCGGGACTTTGTGAAGCAACACCAAAAGCTCTTCATTCCCATCCATCACATGGAGGCCCATGCCCTCACAGTCAGGATGCTTCAGCCTGTGGCCTTCCCTTTTCTGGTCCTCCTGGTTTCTGGAGGCCATTCTCTACTGGCTTTGGCTAGAGAAATTGATGACTTCCTACTCTTGGGTCAAACGCTGGATGAAGCTCCAGGGGACACTTTAGACAAGGTAAAGTTATGAGAAAATGCCTTTTTTCACTTGTAATATTTTCAATTGAGGATCTTGAGGATTGGAAACAAAATCTAGGATTTCTATGGATTCACAGGTTGCAAGATGCTTGTCACTAATAAAACACCCCAGGTGCTCCGGAATGAGTGGGGGACAAGCTATAGAGCTTCTAGCTCAAGACGGTGACCGGTTGAAGTTTTCCTTCAAAACACCAATGGGCAGCCACTATGACTGTGACTTCTCATTTGCTGGTGTAAGACATCAGGTGCTAATGGCAATtatgaaaaaagaaaaggaggaaggTCAGTAAACAACAATTAAAATTATAAAAATTTAAATCTTTGTCAATCTGACACATCAGGTCACGTAAAAAATAATTGTgctaaaatatttattttacatcTCTTTCAAGGTGTGGAGCAAGGGGCAATGTTGTTATGTGTAAATGACATAGCTGCAGCTGCACAGCATACAGTGGCCTCTCACATCGCTAAGCGCACTCACCGTGCTATTTTGTTCTGTAAGGAAAAGCGCTTACTACCTTCCTCAAATCCAACCCTGGTAAGTAATTGAAATTGCAAAACAGCCCATTCCACTCAATTTGAACTGTTTTctggtttgtttttcttctttttttttgtaaattgaCAGCATTGCATTTACTGTATTTAATGTTGTGATTATATATTTACTGTGACACAAACATCTTACTTCTTTTGGTTCATTTTATGCATTGCTCGGTACTTAAACACTAAGCATTTTTAGGTTGTTTCAGGGGGAGTCGCTAGTAACCTGTACATCAGAAAGGTTTTGAAGATTGTCACTGACACCACTGGACTACATCTCCGTTTTCCTCCATCCAAGTTTTGCACTGACAATGGCGTCATGATTGCATGGTATGTGGACTATTCAGTATCAGTCTGAAgtcatgtattttttatttttagctTAGCTGCCTATATTACGTCTCCTGGTCAAAACcattgactgtaaaaataatGGAGGGCATGACAGCCCCCCAAAAGTGAAGCCAAAACATCTCGatcgccccctggtggctggcCTGGTATGGGTCATAAGTCCCGCCTCTTCCATGTTTGCGGATGGGACATGACAACAAAAAATCTGTGATTTTGCGCgtcaattattttctttttttcaaagaTGGTTTCATTTTAGGTAGTTCTTATCACGCTTATGTCTGTTCGAGTGGTCATTTTTCTGATCAGTTTGTTTTTAATTCGCTATTTGACTAAATAaaaaggggttagtgtgtgctcGTGATTGGGTCGGGTGAGTGTATGGGTGGAACCTCGATACCACATTACCCGATCACTACTGCGCAGACTTTGGCTCCAAATGACATCACCAGCGCAAGATGGCAGCACCCGTATCTgggatattttggcttcattttTGTACAGTGGGAGGAAGTGGAGATGCGTCGTCCATCTAAATTTGACTGTCGCCAAACACAGTACATTTGCCAAGCACTCTGCACAAATGAACACCGGGGGGCATCAGACATGGTAgcaaccagagaatgtctaatatggggagaactgccactcgggaaacttccggcttctgaactggttgcaattccactctagttccatatgagggcgctaacggtcgagtgcagaatgaatggaggtctat
Protein-coding regions in this window:
- the osgepl1 gene encoding tRNA N6-adenosine threonylcarbamoyltransferase, mitochondrial isoform X3, coding for MLTLTVVRRQRHRLKWFSGFWRQMSKRLVLGIETSCDDTGAAVVDETGQILGESLQSQKEVHLKTGGIIPTVAQQLHRENIVRVVQEAMKSSGITPSNLSAVATTVKPGLALSLGIGLDFSRDFVKQHQKLFIPIHHMEAHALTVRMLQPVAFPFLVLLVSGGHSLLALAREIDDFLLLGQTLDEAPGDTLDKVARCLSLIKHPRCSGMSGGQAIELLAQDGDRLKFSFKTPMGSHYDCDFSFAGVRHQVLMAIMKKEKEEGVEQGAMLLCVNDIAAAAQHTVASHIAKRTHRAILFCKEKRLLPSSNPTLVVSGGVASNLYIRKVLKIVTDTTGLHLRFPPSKFCTDNGVMIAWARLGVDISAEVKEAAIRLPSLKLRIVD
- the osgepl1 gene encoding tRNA N6-adenosine threonylcarbamoyltransferase, mitochondrial isoform X1 translates to MLTLTVVRRQRHRLKWFSGFWRQMSKRLVLGIETSCDDTGAAVVDETGQILGESLQSQKEVHLKTGGIIPTVAQQLHRENIVRVVQEAMKSSGITPSNLSAVATTVKPGLALSLGIGLDFSRDFVKQHQKLFIPIHHMEAHALTVRMLQPVAFPFLVLLVSGGHSLLALAREIDDFLLLGQTLDEAPGDTLDKVARCLSLIKHPRCSGMSGGQAIELLAQDGDRLKFSFKTPMGSHYDCDFSFAGVRHQVLMAIMKKEKEEGVEQGAMLLCVNDIAAAAQHTVASHIAKRTHRAILFCKEKRLLPSSNPTLVVSGGVASNLYIRKVLKIVTDTTGLHLRFPPSKFCTDNGVMIAWNGVERLRGGKGILSHNEKVFYEPKARLGVDISAEVKEAAIRLPSLKLRIVD
- the osgepl1 gene encoding tRNA N6-adenosine threonylcarbamoyltransferase, mitochondrial isoform X4, with product MLTLTVVRRQRHRLKWFSGFWRQMSKRLVLGIETSCDDTGAAVVDETGQILGESLQSQKEVHLKTGGIIPTVAQQLHRENIVRVVQEAMKSSGITPSNLSAVATTVKPGLALSLGIGLDFSRDFVKQHQKLFIPIHHMEAHALTVRMLQPVAFPFLVLLVSGGHSLLALAREIDDFLLLGQTLDEAPGDTLDKVARCLSLIKHPRCSGMSGGQAIELLAQDGDRLKFSFKTPMGSHYDCDFSFAGVRHQVLMAIMKKEKEEGVEQGAMLLCVNDIAAAAQHTVASHIAKRTHRAILFCKEKRLLPSSNPTLVVSGGVASNLYIRKVLKIVTDTTGLHLRFPPSKFCTDNGVMIA
- the osgepl1 gene encoding tRNA N6-adenosine threonylcarbamoyltransferase, mitochondrial isoform X2, which codes for MLTLTVVRRQRHRLKWFSGFWRQMSKRLVLGIETSCDDTGAAVVDETGQILGESLQSQKEVHLKTGGIIPTVAQQLHRENIVRVVQEAMKSSGITPSNLSAVATTVKPGLALSLGIGLDFSRDFVKQHQKLFIPIHHMEAHALTVRMLQPVAFPFLVLLVSGGHSLLALAREIDDFLLLGQTLDEAPGDTLDKVARCLSLIKHPRCSGMSGGQAIELLAQDGDRLKFSFKTPMGSHYDCDFSFAGVRHQVLMAIMKKEKEEGVEQGAMLLCVNDIAAAAQHTVASHIAKRTHRAILFCKEKRLLPSSNPTLVVSGGVASNLYIRKVLKIVTDTTGLHLRFPPSKFCTDNGVMIAWNGVERLRGGKGILSHNEKVFYEPNDCLVDNGQRKLELRLHVYQ